The region AGAACCAGCTGGACACAGATTTAGGTTCTAATCAGCAGGAGGAACATAGAGATGAAACAAATCTGGGACATAAACATTTCCACCATCGATTTCTCCAGACACCTACCACAATGAAAGGGAAGACCAGGCCGATGAAGAAGAAGTTGAGCCAATTCACCGACCCTGCGATAACATACGCAGCCGGCCGCGCCGTCTGAGTGAAGAGCTCAGTGGTCAAGATGTTTGTCACTCCACCTGCATGGAGGGAGGAAGCGCATGaggagccagcagcagcagctggtttgAGGGActcaaaccaaaaaaatattCTGGTTCCTTACCCGGGCCTAAACCGAAGCTGAGGATAAAAGCAAAGACACAGGCCATGCTGATGTAAGGAATGACCGGACTGGCCGCCTGGGGGAAGGAAGACGAGTGTGATCTGTAGTCATGCATGTCAAGTGAACTGACACTGTAtaccaggggtgtccaaacttttagCAAAaagggccagatttgataacgtgaagatgcccgggggccagtagatccttctgatgtttttttaaccagaaaagttacatgcaaatgtacactattataaagcaattttcattgtcacaattctctttatttttcaaatggcagtgtaaccaaatataagccactcaggcagacgtgaacaactctaaaaacacaattctgcctttaattcatatctggagagtcagataacattgaacactgaactgtatggaataccttaaatttccatgagtttgataaatgtaatgcaaagttgtctgttatcattcaagtttaaaacaagtaaattttgctcttgtcttttacaagatctacaagaaaggaggaattacattttagtgatttatttattctgttagtgccagcgggccataaataatacattgtaagactgaagttgcgggccgtaGGAAATCTTACtgcgggccgtgattggcccccgggccggactttggacatgctGCTGTATACAAATGAATTACCTGGAAAGTGAGGGCCACGGTgaataaaacacagcagatgCTCATCAAAGTGTAGCCCCCCATGATGAGGACCCTCCTTCCCAGAGACTCGATGAGCATCCCCTGCAAGAAGCACAACCCACCATCACCAGGGGCCTCTGAGGTCGGTCCCTCTGGGACGACTGATAGAGAAGAACATGAATATCATCCAACACTTACACACGTTAATGCGGTGATGCATTCACAGGCACCGGTGCCAATGGTCACGTATGGGATCCTCTCAGCAGGGATGCCTGATTCTTTGAACAGGTAACTTGCATAGAAGTAAATCTAAagggaaacacacaaaaacacaggaatTGCTAAGCACCGGTGGTGTCCTCTGTCTTAAAGAAGAACAGGGCCGCCCCTGCGGCGTCTACGTACCGCGTTGATGCCGTTCAGCTGCTGTGCCGAGTTGAGCAGCACGATGGTCAACAGCTGCCAGCGTAGGCTGCGATCCCTTAAGAGCTCCCATGGCTTCTTGGCACAGAAGCCCTCCAGGTTATCCTTCTCCTTAAAGATGTCATCCCATTCCTGATTCCAGGAATGGCCGTGCAGTTTCCTCAGGGCTAAAGGAAAGCACATGACACACTTTGGTTCCTAGGTGTATTATCCACACATGATCGTCTCCATATTTGATCAGGCTGCagggtgtgtttttaaaaaaaagaatccaggtGCATATAATTACTTTCTTCTCACATTAGTTGCTTGAAAAAGGAGCGGCATCACATGCTCGACCCACCAAAACCTCAAGGCTGAGTCGCTTAAGACGACAAACTGAGGCAGCAGCTTTTAAAACTTTCGATTCTTCCGAAGAGTCTAAACACCACACGGGCCAGTGTTTGCAGGTGACCTTTTTTAGatccctcctcgtctcctcgGTCGATGAACATGTAGCGTGGACTCTCAGGGAACCAGGGCAGCGTGACcagctgcaggagtgcaggGATACATGAAGTGGACACCAGAATGGGCCAGAACTCCTCTCTCCCCAGGAGCTCTCTGCCAAATCATATCACAATTTAGTGGCTCAGGAAAAGTTTGGATATTGCCTGAAAATCATTCCACGTGCGTACTGGAGGCCAACCACTTGTCCGATCAAGATGCCAGCGGTGATGAAGATAGAGGTGCCCATTCCCATGGTGCCTCGGAGCACCGTCGGCGCTATTTCAATTAGGTACATCGGCTGAACACAAAGGCCGATGCCTGAAAAGTGAGAACATCTTCACATCACTTCAGATCTTTCACTTTTAACTGAAGCTTTCACAAAGTCGGTTTCatgtggacatttttttttgtatttctgtaATTTTCACCTGCGTTTATTCCAATTAAAAGTCGGCCAATGATGAGTAGTTCGAATAATCCGGTCGTGTAGCTTAAACCCATCAGCAGAGAAGCCGTCAGTGCAAATATATTATTGGCCAACAGGGTCCCTTTCCTGGAACGTTACAACAGAGACCTTAGCGATGATGTTCCACGAGTTTATTATAGTTtattctcctctcacctcccaaTTTTCACAGACAAGGTCCCACCAACTGTTACCCCGATCAGGCCTCCGATGGTGAAAATGGACACGATAGTGGACCAAATGAGGGTGAGGCCACTTTCTGATATGATGGTGTTGTAACGCTCAAGCCAGGTTTGGTTGACAAAGTCCTGCACATACTGGAGACCAACAGCACAAAGTGCACGTTCATCATCCCGAATCACGATCTCGTACTTTGTTATGATCACGTTTTACCTGCAAATGTCACTTTAATGACTATTTGTCCCACTTTGGGAAAGTAGCATTACTGTCAAATCATAAATCACGTGGGccttcccctctctcctgcAGGAGCCGACAGACACTAATCACGTTCACCTTCGTGGGTGCGTTGATGACCGACACGTTGTAGCCGTACTGGAAGGTTCCTCCAATACAAGCAGCACATCCGGCGAGCAGAAGAGTTCTGTTTGGAACCTGCAACAAAGCAGAGATAACCAACACttgggcaggcagacagacagacagacaagcagacagacagacagacagacagacagacgacagacagacagacagacagacagacagacagacaggcagacacaacaTGACACGAGCACTTTCACACCCACTGTACCCTCAGAAGAAACTGGACTGTGCTTCGGTTGTATCTGTCATGATTTCAGAGGTTTGGACTGAAGAAAAAGCTgttgtgatgaagaggaaggaaagaaccACAGAAGCAAGAGGAGGCAAGAAAAGCTGTTCTCAAATGGGTCCCTCTCCACCCAGTTACAGATTGGACGTCCAGTACGTGACACCAGTTGGGATGGGTGCGCGCACGTTTCGCTTCATGCTGAAGTAGAGATTTATTTCCTCCTCAGGGCCTTTAGTCAAGGCCCACATGTTACAGATGATCTAGAGATTTAAGCGGCTTCCTCAAAGAGGAAAATTGAGAACTGCTGCGAATGGATCCACCACCGTTGGCCAAGATTAAAGACGGGTTTCAAAACGTTCCGTTTAATGGAGCAGAATTATAACGTTCCCTGTTGCTCACATTCCAGCCAGCGAGTTGTCAGAATATATTAAATACAGAGCTGTTTGAATATTAACGATGAGCCCATAAATCAGGTTACATGTAGTATTCTTGTTACTAGTCATCACATGTTCATCTCACAAATTTGCTATTTGAGTGTTTCTGTACAAACCTCATCATGTGTGAGAAATAAACCCTATAATGGAGAATGTACATACGCTCGGGTAACCTTTAATCTTTAACTGATCAGTGAATAAAGGCTGAATTCACTGATCTGGACCATGTTTGGTTGCCTTGGATACGTCTGCACACTAAAGAGCGACCCCTGAGCCTTCTAGTTCAGGGGTTGAGCTGatgcaaatgaaacatttcagaAATCAAAGATAATTTACtaaattacaataaaatgaACACTCGCCGCTGTTTGACATTGGTTGCAAGCGTAACCTGGCTCATGCAGCCAAGCGCgaaaggagaggggaaaaacaccGGATAATTGAGTTTCAAATAATCTGAGTGCCCATTCAGCCGGAACAGCAGTGATGGTGATAACGCGGATGCCACAATCACGCTAACTGGCAACCAGCTGCAACCGGCTCCACAACAGCCAAAACTAACAACGGCTCAGACGATCCTGCCAACAACCAAGCATCTACTGTACAACACGAAATATTAACATAATGGGTTGATGCCTCCCTTTTTAATATTTCTCACATATACAAAATATTCAATGTCAACTTTGGGGTTGGATCAGGGAGCTAAAGTTTACGTTGAAAAACTTGGTAAAGAACGAGACCAAGCTGGCGAGAGCAAGTGCATCGACGGAGAAGTGCAGCCAGTCCCGGAGCTTTGTGGTTCTCAGGTGTGAAAGCACTCTGAAGTCCGCCACCTACCTTGGGCCTCTTTCCAGCTTTGGGTTCT is a window of Takifugu flavidus isolate HTHZ2018 chromosome 5, ASM371156v2, whole genome shotgun sequence DNA encoding:
- the slc2a11b gene encoding solute carrier family 2, facilitated glucose transporter member 11b isoform X2, with the protein product MNLNQESLQPKREVPNRTLLLAGCAACIGGTFQYGYNVSVINAPTKYVQDFVNQTWLERYNTIISESGLTLIWSTIVSIFTIGGLIGVTVGGTLSVKIGRKGTLLANNIFALTASLLMGLSYTTGLFELLIIGRLLIGINAGIGLCVQPMYLIEIAPTVLRGTMGMGTSIFITAGILIGQVVGLQELLGREEFWPILVSTSCIPALLQLVTLPWFPESPRYMFIDRGDEEGSKKALRKLHGHSWNQEWDDIFKEKDNLEGFCAKKPWELLRDRSLRWQLLTIVLLNSAQQLNGINAIYFYASYLFKESGIPAERIPYVTIGTGACECITALTCGMLIESLGRRVLIMGGYTLMSICCVLFTVALTFQAASPVIPYISMACVFAFILSFGLGPGGVTNILTTELFTQTARPAAYVIAGSVNWLNFFFIGLVFPFIVIGLQQYCFLVFLVICSLTATYIFFIIPETKNKTFLEIQNEFRSFRKSNSCHTDGVSATLISTSM
- the slc2a11b gene encoding solute carrier family 2, facilitated glucose transporter member 11b isoform X1, giving the protein MPKDVGEEYQPLLVKEPKAGKRPKVPNRTLLLAGCAACIGGTFQYGYNVSVINAPTKYVQDFVNQTWLERYNTIISESGLTLIWSTIVSIFTIGGLIGVTVGGTLSVKIGRKGTLLANNIFALTASLLMGLSYTTGLFELLIIGRLLIGINAGIGLCVQPMYLIEIAPTVLRGTMGMGTSIFITAGILIGQVVGLQELLGREEFWPILVSTSCIPALLQLVTLPWFPESPRYMFIDRGDEEGSKKALRKLHGHSWNQEWDDIFKEKDNLEGFCAKKPWELLRDRSLRWQLLTIVLLNSAQQLNGINAIYFYASYLFKESGIPAERIPYVTIGTGACECITALTCGMLIESLGRRVLIMGGYTLMSICCVLFTVALTFQAASPVIPYISMACVFAFILSFGLGPGGVTNILTTELFTQTARPAAYVIAGSVNWLNFFFIGLVFPFIVIGLQQYCFLVFLVICSLTATYIFFIIPETKNKTFLEIQNEFRSFRKSNSCHTDGVSATLISTSM